A single region of the Rhizobium sp. NLR16a genome encodes:
- a CDS encoding O-succinylhomoserine sulfhydrylase, whose amino-acid sequence MSKTWRPATQLVHGGTLRSQYGETSEAIYLTQGFVYDTSEAAEARFKGETDGFIYARYGSPTNDMFEKRMCALEGAEDARATASGMAAVTAAVLCQVKAGDHIVAARALFGSCRWVVETLAPKYGVECTLVDGRDLANWEKAIRPNTKVFFLESPTNPTLEVVDIAGVARLANQVGAKLIVDNVFATPLFQKPLELGAHIVVYSATKHIDGQGRCLGGVVLADKAWIDENLHDYFRHTGPAMSPFNAWTLLKGIETLPLRVRQQTENAAKISDFLAEQGKVAKVIYPGRKDHPQADIIAKQMTGGSTLVCFELKGGKEAAFALQNALEIIKISNNLGDSKSLITHPATTTHKNLTEEARAELGISPGTVRLSAGIEDTDDLIEDFAQALSKVSA is encoded by the coding sequence ATGAGCAAGACCTGGCGCCCGGCAACCCAACTCGTCCATGGCGGCACGCTGCGTTCGCAATATGGTGAAACGTCGGAAGCAATCTATCTCACCCAGGGTTTCGTCTATGACACGTCGGAAGCGGCCGAAGCCCGCTTCAAGGGCGAAACGGACGGCTTCATCTACGCCCGCTACGGCAGCCCGACGAACGACATGTTCGAAAAGCGCATGTGCGCATTGGAAGGCGCCGAAGATGCCCGCGCCACCGCCTCCGGCATGGCGGCCGTCACTGCCGCCGTCCTCTGCCAGGTCAAGGCAGGCGACCATATCGTCGCCGCCCGCGCCCTGTTCGGCTCCTGCCGCTGGGTCGTAGAAACGCTGGCGCCGAAATACGGCGTCGAGTGCACGCTGGTCGACGGCCGAGATCTCGCCAACTGGGAAAAGGCGATCCGCCCGAACACCAAGGTGTTCTTCCTGGAAAGCCCGACCAATCCGACGCTCGAAGTGGTCGATATTGCAGGCGTCGCCAGGCTCGCCAACCAGGTCGGCGCCAAGCTGATCGTCGACAACGTCTTTGCGACCCCGCTCTTCCAGAAGCCCTTGGAGCTCGGCGCCCATATCGTCGTCTATTCCGCCACCAAGCATATTGACGGCCAGGGCCGCTGTCTCGGCGGCGTGGTGCTCGCCGACAAGGCATGGATCGACGAGAACCTGCACGACTATTTCCGCCATACCGGCCCGGCCATGTCGCCGTTCAATGCCTGGACGCTCCTGAAGGGGATCGAGACGCTGCCGCTGCGCGTGCGCCAGCAGACCGAGAATGCGGCGAAGATCTCCGATTTCCTGGCCGAGCAAGGCAAGGTCGCCAAGGTGATCTATCCCGGCCGCAAGGATCATCCGCAGGCCGACATCATCGCCAAGCAGATGACCGGCGGCTCGACGCTCGTCTGCTTCGAGCTGAAGGGCGGCAAGGAGGCGGCCTTCGCATTGCAGAATGCGCTTGAGATCATCAAGATCTCCAACAATCTCGGCGACAGCAAAAGCCTGATCACCCATCCGGCAACGACCACGCACAAGAACCTGACGGAAGAGGCGCGCGCCGAACTCGGCATTTCTCCGGGTACGGTGCGGCTTTCAGCCGGCATCGAGGACACGGACGACCTGATCGAGGATTTCGCGCAGGCGCTTTCCAAGGTATCGGCTTGA
- the apaG gene encoding Co2+/Mg2+ efflux protein ApaG, whose amino-acid sequence MYRALTRDIEVVVEPFYLEEQSDPEDDRYVWGYRIVISNNSGVAVRLINRYWNITDQNGQVDEVTGPGVVGEQPRLSPGDTYEYSSGCPLDTPSGLMFGHYQMETDEGELFDVDIPAFSLDSPGLLRVLN is encoded by the coding sequence ATGTATCGCGCCCTCACAAGAGATATCGAAGTCGTGGTCGAACCGTTCTATCTGGAGGAGCAATCCGATCCGGAGGACGACCGCTATGTCTGGGGTTACCGGATTGTCATCAGCAACAATTCCGGCGTCGCCGTTCGCCTCATCAACCGCTACTGGAACATCACCGATCAGAACGGACAGGTGGACGAAGTGACCGGCCCCGGCGTCGTCGGCGAGCAGCCGCGGCTCAGCCCCGGCGACACCTACGAATATTCCTCCGGCTGCCCGCTCGACACGCCCTCAGGCCTGATGTTCGGCCACTATCAAATGGAAACGGATGAAGGCGAGCTGTTCGACGTCGACATCCCCGCCTTCTCGCTTGACTCGCCGGGGCTGCTGCGCGTGCTGAATTGA
- a CDS encoding Hsp33 family molecular chaperone → MAEAAAALGQFDFAGDDHVVPFQVEGLDVRGRAVQLGPMLDAILERHHYPAPVARLLAEVVVLTVLLGTSLKFDGKFTVQTKGDGPVDLLVADFSTPENVRAYARFDRALLDQAIASGETEPEQLLGKGVLAFTIDQGKFAQPYQGIVALDGTSLEEIAGVYFRQSEQIPTRVRLAAAELFDRDDAGKPRHRWRAGGLVAQFLPEAPERMRQPDLHGGDGDNGDRPHGEDDAWTEARSLVETIDADELTDPQVGTERLLFRLFHERGVRVFEPRAVFDRCSCSREKIGNVLKGFTAEEIEASQENGEISVTCEFCSTTYRFQAAELQLAE, encoded by the coding sequence ATGGCAGAAGCTGCAGCCGCCCTCGGCCAGTTCGATTTCGCCGGCGATGATCATGTCGTCCCCTTTCAGGTGGAGGGTCTGGATGTGCGCGGCCGCGCCGTCCAGCTCGGCCCCATGCTCGATGCCATCCTCGAGCGCCATCATTATCCCGCGCCTGTTGCCCGGCTGCTTGCCGAAGTCGTCGTGCTGACGGTGCTGCTCGGCACCTCGCTGAAGTTCGACGGCAAGTTCACCGTGCAGACCAAGGGCGACGGCCCGGTCGATCTGCTCGTCGCCGATTTCTCGACGCCGGAGAACGTGCGCGCCTACGCCCGTTTCGATCGGGCGCTGCTCGACCAGGCGATTGCCTCAGGCGAGACCGAGCCGGAGCAACTGCTCGGCAAGGGCGTGCTCGCCTTCACCATCGATCAGGGCAAGTTCGCCCAGCCCTATCAGGGTATTGTCGCGCTCGACGGCACCTCGCTCGAGGAGATCGCCGGCGTCTATTTCCGCCAGTCGGAGCAGATCCCGACGCGGGTGCGCCTGGCTGCGGCCGAACTCTTCGACCGTGACGATGCCGGCAAGCCGCGCCACCGCTGGCGGGCAGGCGGCCTCGTCGCCCAGTTCCTGCCGGAGGCGCCGGAGCGCATGCGCCAGCCCGATCTCCACGGCGGCGACGGCGATAACGGCGACCGTCCGCATGGCGAGGATGACGCCTGGACCGAAGCCCGCTCGCTGGTCGAGACCATCGATGCCGACGAGTTGACCGATCCGCAGGTCGGCACCGAACGCCTCTTGTTCCGCCTGTTCCACGAGCGCGGCGTGCGCGTCTTCGAGCCCCGCGCCGTCTTCGACCGCTGCAGCTGTTCGCGGGAAAAGATCGGCAACGTGCTGAAGGGTTTCACCGCCGAGGAGATCGAGGCCAGCCAGGAAAACGGCGAGATATCCGTCACCTGCGAATTCTGCTCGACCACCTACCGCTTCCAAGCAGCCGAGCTTCAGCTGGCGGAATAG
- the argF gene encoding ornithine carbamoyltransferase gives MAPKHFLDLSAVTSADLRTIMNDALARKQAFKAGKGDKPLAGKMLAMIFEKPSTRTRVSFDVGMRQLGGETLFLSGTEMQLGRAETIGDTAKVLSRYVDAIMIRTTEHSRLLELAEHATVPVINALTDDTHPCQIMADIMTFEEHRGPIKGKTIAWTGDGNNVLHSLVEGAARFGYRMNMAVPLGSEPKDHYLNWARNEGAEIMLCHDADRAVEGVDCVVTDTWVSMNQEHRARGHNVFQPYQVNAALMAKAGSDALFMHCLPAHRGEEVTDEVIDGPQSVVFDEAENRLHAQKSILAWCLGAI, from the coding sequence ATGGCTCCTAAACATTTCCTCGATCTTTCGGCCGTCACATCGGCCGACCTCAGAACCATCATGAACGACGCGCTCGCCCGCAAGCAGGCCTTCAAGGCCGGCAAGGGCGACAAGCCGCTCGCCGGCAAGATGCTGGCGATGATCTTCGAGAAGCCGTCGACGCGCACCCGCGTCTCTTTCGACGTGGGCATGCGCCAGCTCGGCGGCGAAACGCTGTTCCTCTCCGGCACCGAAATGCAGCTCGGCCGCGCCGAGACGATCGGCGACACCGCCAAGGTGCTGTCGCGTTATGTCGATGCGATCATGATCCGCACCACCGAGCACTCGCGCCTGCTGGAGCTTGCCGAACATGCGACCGTGCCTGTCATCAACGCGCTGACGGACGATACCCATCCCTGCCAGATCATGGCCGATATCATGACCTTCGAGGAGCATCGCGGCCCGATCAAGGGCAAGACCATCGCCTGGACCGGCGACGGCAACAATGTGCTGCATTCGCTGGTCGAAGGGGCGGCGCGCTTCGGCTACCGCATGAACATGGCCGTCCCCCTTGGTTCGGAGCCCAAGGATCACTATCTGAACTGGGCCCGCAATGAGGGCGCCGAAATCATGCTCTGCCATGATGCCGACCGTGCGGTCGAAGGCGTCGATTGCGTGGTGACCGATACCTGGGTCTCCATGAATCAGGAACATCGGGCCCGGGGTCACAACGTCTTCCAGCCTTATCAGGTCAATGCGGCCTTGATGGCCAAGGCCGGCAGCGATGCATTGTTCATGCATTGCCTGCCCGCGCATCGCGGTGAGGAAGTGACGGACGAGGTGATCGACGGCCCGCAATCCGTGGTCTTCGATGAAGCGGAAAACCGTCTTCATGCGCAGAAATCGATTCTTGCTTGGTGCCTGGGCGCGATCTGA
- a CDS encoding aspartate aminotransferase family protein encodes MAEAAPLYDTYSRAPLRFERGEGVWLIAESGERYLDFGAGVAVTSVGHGNPHVVAALKEQADKVWHLSNIYEIPGQERLAKRLTDATFADKVFFTNSGAEALECAIKTARRYQFSKGHPERFHIITFEGAFHGRTLATIAAGGQEKYLEGFGPKAPGFDQVPFGDIDAVRAAITDATAAILIEPVQGEGGVRAATSEFMKALRRICDENGLLLILDEVQTGVGRTGKLFAHEWSGITPDIMAVAKGIGGGFPLGACLATAEAASGMKAGTHGSTYGGNPLAMAVGSAVLDVILADGFLEHVRDVALVFRQGLASLKDRYPDVIEDIRGEGLLLGVKAAVPSAELLQAIRAAHLLGVPAGDNVIRLLPPLVVTAEEAREGLVRLERAAESIRAAKIKKTA; translated from the coding sequence ATGGCTGAAGCCGCGCCGCTTTACGACACCTATTCTCGTGCCCCGCTGCGGTTCGAGCGAGGCGAGGGCGTATGGCTGATCGCCGAGAGCGGCGAGCGTTATCTCGATTTCGGCGCCGGGGTCGCCGTCACCTCCGTCGGCCACGGCAACCCGCATGTGGTCGCGGCGCTGAAGGAGCAGGCCGACAAGGTCTGGCACCTCTCCAATATCTATGAAATTCCCGGCCAGGAGCGCCTGGCCAAACGCCTGACCGACGCCACCTTCGCCGACAAGGTGTTCTTCACCAATTCGGGCGCCGAGGCGCTCGAATGCGCCATCAAGACGGCGCGCCGCTATCAGTTTTCCAAGGGCCATCCCGAGAGGTTCCATATCATCACCTTCGAAGGCGCTTTCCACGGCCGCACGCTGGCGACGATCGCCGCCGGCGGCCAGGAGAAATATCTCGAAGGTTTCGGCCCCAAGGCGCCGGGTTTCGATCAGGTGCCGTTCGGCGACATCGATGCCGTGCGTGCCGCCATTACCGATGCGACGGCCGCAATCCTGATCGAGCCGGTGCAGGGCGAGGGCGGCGTGCGTGCCGCCACCAGCGAATTCATGAAGGCGCTGCGCCGGATCTGCGACGAAAATGGCCTGCTGCTGATCCTCGACGAGGTGCAGACGGGCGTCGGCCGTACCGGCAAGCTGTTTGCCCATGAATGGTCCGGCATCACGCCTGATATCATGGCCGTCGCCAAGGGCATCGGCGGCGGTTTCCCGCTCGGCGCCTGCCTTGCAACCGCCGAGGCCGCTTCCGGCATGAAGGCCGGCACGCATGGTTCGACCTATGGCGGCAATCCGCTGGCCATGGCGGTCGGCAGCGCCGTGCTCGACGTCATCCTCGCCGATGGCTTCCTTGAGCATGTGCGCGACGTCGCGCTCGTCTTCCGCCAGGGACTGGCCTCGCTCAAGGATCGTTATCCCGATGTGATCGAGGATATCCGAGGCGAAGGGCTTCTTCTCGGCGTCAAGGCTGCGGTTCCCTCGGCCGAATTGCTGCAGGCGATCCGCGCCGCGCATCTGCTCGGCGTGCCGGCCGGCGACAACGTCATCCGCCTTCTTCCGCCGCTGGTGGTCACTGCCGAGGAAGCCCGCGAAGGGCTTGTGCGCCTCGAGCGCGCCGCCGAGAGCATCCGCGCCGCCAAGATCAAGAAGACGGCTTGA
- a CDS encoding GcrA family cell cycle regulator, which translates to MNWTDERVEKLKKLWAEGLSASQIAAQLGGVSRNAVIGKVHRLSLPGRAKAGGTATAARTPKRQTSAPRAPNYASRIATRTVTRQQGATLLKEEIEIDTVEEMEYVPKGNVVVPISRRLGLTELTERTCKWPVGDPLKEDFHFCGCESPDNSPYCSYHQKLAYQPINERRRAAARVS; encoded by the coding sequence ATGAACTGGACAGACGAGCGGGTCGAGAAACTCAAGAAGCTTTGGGCCGAAGGACTGAGCGCCAGCCAGATTGCTGCGCAGCTTGGCGGGGTCAGCCGAAACGCCGTTATCGGCAAGGTGCACAGGCTCAGCCTTCCCGGCCGCGCCAAGGCCGGCGGCACGGCCACCGCGGCGCGCACGCCGAAGCGCCAGACATCCGCGCCGCGCGCGCCGAACTACGCCTCCCGGATCGCCACCCGCACCGTGACCCGCCAGCAGGGCGCAACCCTGCTGAAGGAAGAGATCGAGATCGATACAGTCGAGGAAATGGAATATGTGCCGAAGGGCAACGTGGTGGTGCCGATTTCCCGCCGCCTCGGCCTGACGGAGCTCACCGAACGCACCTGCAAGTGGCCGGTCGGCGATCCGCTCAAGGAAGATTTCCATTTCTGCGGCTGCGAATCCCCGGACAATTCGCCCTATTGCAGCTATCATCAGAAGCTTGCCTATCAGCCGATCAACGAACGCCGCCGGGCGGCGGCGCGGGTCAGCTGA
- the phoB gene encoding phosphate regulon transcriptional regulator PhoB: MIPRVAVVEDEEALSVLLRYNLEAEGFEVDTILRGDEAEIRLQERTPDLLILDWMLPGVSGIELCRRLRMRPETERLPIIMLTARGEESERVRGLSTGADDYVVKPFSTPELVARVKAMLRRARPEVLSSVLKCGDIELDRETHRVHRKSREVRLGPTEFRLLEFLMSSPGRVFSRSQLLDGVWGHDIYVDERTVDVHVGRLRKALNFSNMQDVIRTVRGAGYSMEA, translated from the coding sequence ATGATCCCGAGAGTGGCAGTTGTTGAAGACGAGGAAGCGCTGAGCGTGCTTCTTCGCTATAATCTTGAGGCGGAAGGCTTTGAGGTCGATACCATCCTGCGCGGCGACGAGGCCGAGATCAGGCTTCAGGAGCGCACGCCCGACCTTCTCATCCTCGACTGGATGCTGCCCGGCGTCTCCGGCATCGAACTCTGCCGGCGCCTGCGCATGCGGCCGGAAACCGAGCGGCTGCCGATCATCATGCTGACGGCGCGCGGCGAGGAGAGCGAGCGTGTGCGCGGACTGTCCACCGGCGCCGACGATTACGTCGTCAAGCCCTTCTCGACCCCCGAGCTCGTCGCCCGCGTCAAGGCGATGCTGCGTCGGGCCCGTCCCGAGGTGCTGTCCTCGGTGCTGAAATGCGGCGATATCGAGCTCGACCGCGAAACCCATCGTGTCCACCGCAAGAGCCGCGAAGTCCGCCTCGGCCCGACCGAATTCCGGCTGCTGGAATTCCTGATGTCGTCGCCGGGCCGGGTCTTTTCCCGTTCGCAGCTGCTGGACGGCGTCTGGGGCCACGACATCTATGTCGACGAACGCACCGTCGACGTCCATGTCGGCCGCCTGCGCAAGGCGCTGAATTTCTCCAACATGCAGGACGTCATCCGCACCGTCCGCGGCGCCGGTTATTCGATGGAGGCCTGA
- the phoU gene encoding phosphate signaling complex protein PhoU translates to MASTHIYSAYDDDLKFLSRRISEMGGLAEQMVAESVRALVNGDTALAQKVISDDVILDHTEREIGDKAIVTIARRQPMAADLREIMGSIRIAADLERVGDLGKNTAKRVIAVQSTGVPRKLARGLEHLSELALVQLKEVLDVYTTRAADKATAIRERDNEIDAMYTSLFRELLTYMMEDPRNITSCTHLLFCAKNIERIGDHATNIAETIYYMATGAQPEGDRPKDDSANTVGAATE, encoded by the coding sequence ATGGCATCGACACATATTTATTCCGCCTATGATGATGATCTGAAGTTCCTCTCCAGGCGGATTTCCGAAATGGGCGGCCTGGCCGAACAGATGGTCGCGGAATCCGTCCGGGCGCTGGTCAACGGCGATACGGCGCTGGCGCAGAAGGTCATTTCCGATGATGTGATCCTCGATCACACCGAACGCGAGATTGGCGACAAGGCGATCGTCACCATCGCCCGCCGTCAGCCGATGGCCGCGGACCTGCGCGAGATCATGGGTTCGATCCGCATCGCCGCCGATCTCGAACGCGTCGGCGACCTCGGCAAGAACACCGCCAAGCGCGTCATCGCCGTGCAGAGCACAGGCGTGCCGCGCAAGCTCGCCCGCGGCCTCGAGCACCTCTCCGAGCTGGCGCTCGTCCAGCTCAAGGAAGTGCTCGACGTCTATACGACACGCGCCGCCGACAAGGCGACCGCCATCCGCGAACGCGACAACGAGATCGACGCGATGTACACCTCGCTGTTCCGCGAGCTCTTGACCTACATGATGGAAGATCCGCGCAACATCACGAGCTGCACGCATCTGCTCTTTTGCGCCAAGAACATCGAGCGCATCGGCGACCATGCCACCAACATCGCCGAGACGATTTACTACATGGCGACGGGCGCCCAGCCGGAAGGCGATCGTCCGAAGGATGACAGTGCCAACACCGTCGGCGCCGCGACGGAATAA
- the pstB gene encoding phosphate ABC transporter ATP-binding protein PstB: MNMLTEAAVEKALDQKMSNVPYKMIGQDVSVYYGEKRALFDVNLNIRENTVTALIGPSGCGKSTFLRSLNRMNDTIEGCRVTGKITLDSDDIYDPDIDVVELRARVGMVFQKPNPFPKSIYENVSYGPRIHGLAKSKADLDQIVESSLQRAGLWNEVKDRVHESGTGLSGGQQQRLCIARAVAVSPEVILMDEPCSALDPIATAKVEELIHELRENYTIVIVTHSMQQAARVSQRTAMFHLGNLVEENDTDKMFTNPDDPRTQDYIMGRFG, from the coding sequence ATGAACATGCTGACGGAAGCTGCAGTTGAAAAGGCGCTGGATCAGAAGATGAGCAACGTCCCGTATAAAATGATTGGACAGGATGTCTCCGTATATTACGGCGAGAAGCGCGCGCTTTTCGACGTGAACCTGAACATCCGCGAAAACACCGTAACCGCCCTGATCGGCCCCTCGGGCTGCGGCAAGTCGACCTTCCTGCGAAGCCTCAACCGCATGAACGACACGATCGAAGGCTGCCGCGTCACCGGCAAGATCACGCTCGACAGCGACGACATCTATGATCCGGATATCGACGTGGTCGAACTTCGCGCCCGCGTCGGCATGGTTTTCCAGAAGCCGAACCCGTTCCCGAAGTCGATCTACGAAAACGTCTCCTACGGCCCGCGCATCCACGGTCTCGCCAAGTCGAAGGCCGATCTCGACCAGATCGTCGAGAGCAGCCTGCAGCGCGCCGGCCTGTGGAACGAGGTCAAGGACCGCGTGCACGAATCCGGCACCGGCCTCTCCGGCGGTCAGCAGCAGCGCCTGTGCATTGCCCGCGCCGTCGCCGTCAGCCCGGAGGTCATCCTGATGGACGAACCCTGCTCGGCCCTTGATCCGATTGCCACCGCCAAGGTCGAGGAGCTGATCCACGAGTTGCGCGAGAACTACACGATCGTCATCGTCACCCACTCCATGCAGCAGGCCGCGCGTGTTTCGCAGCGCACCGCCATGTTCCACCTCGGCAACCTCGTCGAGGAGAACGACACCGACAAGATGTTCACCAACCCCGACGATCCGCGCACCCAGGATTACATCATGGGTCGCTTCGGCTGA